From one Anopheles cruzii chromosome 3, idAnoCruzAS_RS32_06, whole genome shotgun sequence genomic stretch:
- the LOC128270302 gene encoding uncharacterized protein LOC128270302: MQLAIVLLLLVNVAVAEIAVTTATVRCNTASFLIYEQLVTGYLKGHQLITTIIGSEMPDNVLMEAMKCEYNTLVLSSYKLYTVDTYLKLVESDRADRTYGLNNNPYSFWEAFHCEANLSATVDHLLPAIAFRNPMTKVILLIRKIAKYDMQKIFHVAWFKYRLLNVLILSRVDPDTIMVCLFNPYLTEPSVLDERNMFCHRLSTIAEVAEFNRDVDSFTRERIRNLHLYPLRIAITDVDLMSKAVRYGNGTIRRYEYLDGEMVEIMRERLNFSVQFVELSYQESVGFVTSNGSLGGTLEMLEHNTIDLAANSRSTIEYPMRNLHYVHFLCPLRLVFVVPNNYYANRFKVVFFHTFSIQMFIFDFAISLALPFLLLVVMRTRLSVAAYAEQVFRTLAIALATTVSMPRGLRPRLVLMGLMFYSIVAYSAWQGVTIIRLNMDDEKLHNINTLEELLESDLELQAILSFGNAIWSKNWSTKDVRGKLAARLNVQTTPSSQSLLPAVADNRTSASLIIEYFTEVVKSRYFNTERKQSKLHIVPQHLIEYMTAMAIPKNSPLLPSITGLTMGCLENGIVNHQLALIRIKGMLLHIARNRNKTLRFETETRKVTLGNMRIVFSAYVTMNVVAILVFVYEIYAANIRWNYLKNAPA; the protein is encoded by the exons ATGCAGCTCGCGATAGTCCTTTTGCTGTTGGTGAATGTTGCCGTCGCCGAAATTGCGGTAACTACGGCGACGGTGCGCTGCAACACGGCTTCGTTTCTGATCTACGAGCAGCTGGTCACGGGCTACCTGAAAGGCCACCAGCTAATTACCACCATTATTGGCAGCGAGATGCCGGACAATGTCCTGATGGAGGCGATGAAATGCGAGTACAACACCCTGGTGCTGTCTTCGTACAAGCTCTACACGGTTGATAC TTACCTAAAGCTGGTGGAAAGTGATCGTGCCGATCGTACGTACGGGTTGAACAACAATCCGTACTCTTTCTGGGAAGCGTTCCACTGTGAGGCCAACCTGTCCGCCACGGTGGACCATCTGCTGCCGGCCATCGCTTTCCGGAATCCGATGACCAAAGTGATCCTGCTGATACGGAAAATCGCCAAGTACGACATGCAGAAGATATTTCACGTCGCATGGTTCAAGTACCGGCTACTGAACGTACTCATCCTGAGCCGGGTCGATCCGGACACGATCATGGTGTGCCTGTTCAACCCTTACCTAACCGAACCGTCGGTGCTGGATGAGCGCAACATGTTTTGCCACCGGCTGAGCACCATTGCCGAAGTGGCTGAGTTTAATCGCGATGTCGACAGCTTCACCCGTGAGCGCATCCGGAACCTTCATCTGTACCCGCTGCGGATCGCCATCACCGATGTCGACCTGATGTCGAAAGCGGTCCGTTATGGCAACGGAACCATCCGGCG GTACGAATACCTCGATGGTGAGATGGTTGAAATAATGCGAGAACGgttgaacttttccgttcAGTTCGTCGAGCTGAGCTACCAGGAGTCGGTTGGGTTCGTCACATCGAACGGCAGTCTCGGCGGCACACTGGAAATGCTCGAGCATAACACCATCGATCTGGCGGCCAACTCCCGGTCGACCATCGAGTACCCGATGCGGAACCTGCACTACGTCCATTTCCTTTGCCCTCTGCGGCTGGTGTTTGTTGTGCCGAACAACTACTACGCCAACCGCTTCAAAGTGGTCTTTTTCCACACGTTCTCGATCCAAATGTTCATCTTCGACTTTGCGATATCGCTGGCGCTGCCGTTCCTGCTGTTGGTGGTAATGCGCACCCggctgtcggtggcggcgtacGCGGAGCAAGTGTTTCGCACGCTGGCCATCGCGCTGGCGACGACCGTGAGCATGCCGCGCGGTCTCCGGCCCCGCCTGGTGCTGATGGGACTGATGTTCTACAGCATCGTGGCCTACTCGGCCTGGCAGGGTGTGACGATCATTCGCCTGAACATGGACGACGAGAAGCTGCACAATATTAACACGCTGGAGGAGCTGCTCGAATCTGACCTGGAGCTGCAAGCGATCCTGTCATTCGGCAACGCGATCTGGAGCAAGAACTGGAGCACGAAGGATGTGCGAGGAAAGTTGGCGGCCCGGCTCAACGTGCAGACCACCCCGTCGTCGCAAAGCCTacttccggcggtggcggacaACCGGACTTCGGCGTCGTTGATCATCGAGTACTTCACGGAGGTCGTCAAGTCGCGCTACTTCAACACGGAGCGCAAGCAGAGCAAGTTGCACATTGTGCCGCAGCATTTGATCGAGTATATGACGGCGATGGCCATACCGAAAAACTCTCCCCTGCTCCCGTCCATCACGGGCTTGACGATGGGCTGTCTGGAGAATGGGATCGTCAACCATCAGCTGGCGCTCATCCGGATCAAAGGGATGCTGCTGCACATTGCccgcaaccgcaacaaaaCTCTTCGTTTTGAGACAGAGACCAGAAAGGTGACCCTTGGCAACATGCGCATTGTCTTCTCAGCGTATGTGACTATGAATGtcgtggccattttggtgTTTGTCTACGAGATCT ATGCGGCGAACATTCGCTGGAACTATTTGAAGAATGCCCCTGCATAA